A stretch of the Filimonas lacunae genome encodes the following:
- a CDS encoding RagB/SusD family nutrient uptake outer membrane protein, which yields MKLSKYILLALLLPALLAGCKKLVETEPKDVLDEKEMYNDVYDADAAVMGLYGKLMGLAERYVVLNELRADLMSTTINASQYLNQLNEHGQISSDNPYTSPRPFYEVIVNCNDILYNLDIMRKDKKLKEDQYSARYSDVAALRAWVYLQVGIHFGNIPYITSPLSNVNDLAGIEQMPRIPFAQLLDSLIASVNALPTLNDYPSGTSLTTTVDGYVTNKFFINKQVVKGELYLWRGKGTDYTTAAAAFKTVLESGGTGEFDKYRLRYADIVNHKDLSVGYVRYREWDETQLINNNSQGWRSIFARSQDDMFNWEWVWFLPFSSDFAPTNPFINLFSNRGGSYLLKPSQAAIDKWNSQVQKNELPYDARGKVFTWQNLDGQPVIMKYLYNYLDETSFTPISLLQKNGKWFLYRAASLHLDFAEAANRDNQHTVAYALLNQGINLTFGGQTASAAPYYFDGRTLSTPTYYGDWYRNRGVRGRAMLKSTEVTGDSTLAIESSIINEAALELAYEGRRWPDLVRIALRRDDPAFLADKVYAKLLKDNNPQAAAVRTKLLNKENWYLPFKWK from the coding sequence ATGAAATTATCTAAGTATATACTGTTAGCGTTGTTGCTGCCAGCTTTACTGGCCGGTTGTAAAAAGCTGGTAGAAACAGAGCCTAAAGACGTGCTGGACGAAAAGGAAATGTACAATGATGTGTACGATGCCGATGCTGCTGTAATGGGGTTGTACGGTAAGCTTATGGGCCTGGCCGAACGTTATGTGGTGTTGAACGAACTGCGTGCCGATTTAATGAGTACTACCATAAATGCCAGTCAATACCTGAATCAGTTAAATGAACATGGGCAGATCAGTTCGGATAACCCATACACCAGCCCACGTCCGTTTTACGAAGTGATTGTTAACTGCAATGATATCTTGTACAACCTGGATATTATGCGTAAAGACAAAAAGCTGAAAGAAGACCAGTACAGCGCCCGCTACTCGGATGTAGCGGCCCTGCGTGCCTGGGTGTATTTGCAGGTGGGTATTCACTTTGGTAACATTCCTTACATCACCAGCCCTTTATCTAACGTCAATGATCTGGCAGGTATTGAGCAAATGCCCCGCATTCCTTTTGCGCAATTGCTGGATAGCTTAATAGCTTCGGTAAATGCTTTGCCTACACTCAACGATTATCCTTCCGGAACCAGCCTGACTACTACAGTAGATGGTTATGTAACCAACAAATTCTTTATCAATAAACAAGTGGTAAAAGGAGAGTTGTATTTATGGCGTGGTAAAGGAACGGATTACACTACAGCTGCCGCTGCTTTTAAAACCGTATTGGAATCAGGAGGCACGGGAGAGTTTGATAAATACCGCCTGCGCTATGCGGATATAGTAAATCATAAAGATTTATCGGTAGGCTATGTGCGTTACCGGGAATGGGATGAAACCCAGCTGATCAACAATAATTCCCAGGGCTGGCGCAGTATTTTTGCCCGTAGCCAGGATGATATGTTTAACTGGGAATGGGTATGGTTTCTGCCTTTTAGCTCCGATTTCGCGCCCACCAATCCTTTCATCAACCTGTTCTCCAATCGTGGAGGTAGTTACCTGTTAAAGCCTTCGCAGGCTGCCATTGATAAATGGAACAGCCAGGTGCAGAAAAATGAATTACCTTACGATGCAAGAGGTAAAGTGTTTACCTGGCAAAACCTGGATGGCCAACCCGTAATTATGAAGTATTTGTACAACTACCTGGATGAAACTTCTTTCACTCCCATTAGCCTGTTGCAGAAAAACGGAAAATGGTTTTTGTACCGTGCTGCTTCACTGCACCTGGATTTTGCAGAAGCGGCCAACAGGGATAACCAGCACACGGTTGCCTATGCTTTATTAAACCAGGGGATCAACCTTACCTTTGGCGGACAAACCGCATCAGCTGCTCCTTATTATTTTGATGGTCGTACACTTTCTACACCTACCTATTATGGCGACTGGTATAGAAACCGTGGTGTACGTGGCCGTGCCATGTTGAAATCGACAGAAGTAACGGGAGACAGCACGCTTGCTATCGAAAGCAGTATTATTAACGAAGCTGCGCTGGAATTGGCCTATGAAGGCCGCCGCTGGCCCGACCTGGTGCGTATTGCATTAAGAAGAGATGATCCTGCATTCCTTGCAGATAAAGTATACGCCAAGCTGTTAAAGGACAATAACCCGCAGGCCGCCGCCGTTCGCACTAAACTATTAAATAAAGAAAACTGGTACTTACCTTTCAAATGGAAATAA
- a CDS encoding right-handed parallel beta-helix repeat-containing protein, protein MEIKAVVITAVLLCTKAWAQLPAFPGASGFGAAASGGRGGEVYHVTNLQDSGYGTFRDAVSKPDRTIVFDTCGIITINDKIKASPRLTIAGQTAPGDGIVIYGNGVSFASNTIVRYLRFRGSSSMPRGACTVVADDLEDIIFDHVSIQWGRWDNLHLKNSSRVTFQHCLIGESIDPQRFGALFEGPTNVTVHHCLWIDNQSRNPKAKAGIEYINNVVYNWGVNGLVGGHSAENHYQDVINNYFIAGPQSTDKFIGMFSGTDHVYHTGNFADLNKNGKLDGRLVIDTDFVSATATLLPQPTHKAPIKVKVQDASSAYTEVCKQAGASLRRDGVDTRIISYLKSLGTTGEIFRTDSAAGGLVPLKTAAALADTDKDGIPDKWERVMKLNEKDPTDANKKNAEGYTNIERYFNELLLN, encoded by the coding sequence ATGGAAATAAAAGCAGTAGTTATAACAGCAGTATTATTGTGTACAAAAGCATGGGCTCAATTACCCGCCTTCCCCGGTGCATCCGGCTTTGGCGCCGCAGCAAGCGGTGGCAGGGGAGGTGAAGTGTATCATGTTACCAATTTGCAGGATAGCGGCTATGGAACGTTCCGCGATGCGGTAAGCAAGCCCGACAGGACAATTGTATTTGACACCTGCGGCATCATCACTATTAATGATAAAATAAAGGCATCCCCCCGCCTTACCATTGCAGGACAAACTGCCCCGGGCGATGGCATTGTAATATATGGCAATGGTGTTTCTTTTGCCTCTAACACCATTGTTCGTTATCTGCGCTTCCGGGGAAGCAGCAGCATGCCACGTGGGGCCTGCACAGTGGTGGCCGATGACCTGGAAGATATCATCTTCGATCACGTATCTATTCAATGGGGACGCTGGGATAACCTGCATTTGAAAAATAGTTCCCGCGTTACCTTTCAGCATTGCCTGATAGGCGAGAGCATTGACCCGCAACGTTTCGGTGCTTTATTCGAAGGCCCTACCAACGTTACCGTGCATCATTGCCTGTGGATAGATAACCAAAGCCGAAACCCCAAAGCAAAAGCCGGCATAGAGTACATCAACAACGTAGTATACAACTGGGGGGTGAATGGCCTCGTTGGTGGACACTCCGCCGAAAATCATTACCAGGACGTGATCAATAACTACTTCATCGCCGGCCCACAAAGCACCGATAAGTTTATTGGCATGTTCTCCGGCACCGATCACGTATACCACACCGGTAATTTTGCTGATCTCAACAAAAATGGCAAACTGGATGGCCGCCTGGTAATAGACACAGATTTTGTATCTGCCACTGCAACACTACTACCACAACCCACCCATAAAGCCCCCATTAAAGTAAAAGTGCAGGATGCTTCCAGTGCTTATACAGAAGTATGCAAACAAGCCGGTGCATCTTTGCGTCGCGATGGCGTTGATACCCGTATTATCTCATATCTAAAGTCGCTGGGAACAACAGGAGAAATCTTCCGCACCGACTCCGCTGCGGGTGGATTAGTGCCGTTGAAAACGGCTGCTGCTTTAGCTGACACAGATAAAGACGGTATTCCTGATAAATGGGAGCGTGTAATGAAGCTAAACGAAAAAGACCCCACAGATGCGAATAAAAAGAACGCAGAGGGCTACACGAATATTGAACGGTATTTTAATGAGTTGCTATTGAACTAA
- a CDS encoding DUF6934 family protein, protein MLLEKYEYKAEDSTLLQYSFESTGPNGNIKKYIIYTYFKANDKHHFNLGFGDWDEEQQTLSDLTVSNNSDREKILFTVADTIFQVTDQYPNHKIYIEGSTLSRTRLYQMSIAFHLNEINNLFVIEGQLNNYNWETFNKGQNYRAFLVTRK, encoded by the coding sequence ATGTTATTGGAGAAATATGAGTACAAAGCAGAGGATTCAACGCTGCTACAATATTCTTTTGAGAGCACAGGACCTAATGGTAATATTAAAAAGTACATTATATATACTTATTTCAAGGCTAATGATAAACACCATTTCAATTTGGGATTCGGAGATTGGGATGAAGAACAACAAACTCTATCAGACTTGACCGTTAGTAATAATTCAGACAGAGAAAAAATACTGTTTACAGTCGCTGACACCATTTTTCAGGTAACGGATCAATATCCCAATCATAAAATCTACATTGAAGGCAGCACGTTATCACGCACAAGACTATACCAGATGAGTATAGCTTTTCATTTAAATGAAATAAATAATCTGTTTGTTATTGAGGGGCAATTGAACAATTATAATTGGGAAACCTTTAACAAGGGACAGAACTATAGGGCTTTTTTGGTTACACGTAAATAA
- the lpxB gene encoding lipid-A-disaccharide synthase — protein MKYYIIAGEASGDLHGSNLVKEILQLQPATKVRGWGGDLMQAAGVTLVKHYRELAFMGFVEVIMNLRTILRNLSFCKEDILQYKPDVIVLVDYPGFNLRIAEWAKEQGIKVIYYISPQVWAWKENRVKKMKTCIDKMLVILPFEKDYFRDKWNWEVEYVGHPLVKVIDNVTDSSAVPTSPLPTIALLPGSRKQEILKKLPIMLEVTKRFPNHRFVVAMAPGQEDSFYSSLLQPYSNVTAVRNQTYALLKQSVAALVTSGTATLETALFKVPEIVCYKGSNISYQIAKRLIKVKYISLVNLIMDKMVVKELIQHDLTPGNLTEELTKLLNDPLRKEQLKQDYGQLHELLSAGGNASANAAKSIVEFMG, from the coding sequence ATGAAGTATTACATTATTGCTGGCGAGGCTAGTGGTGATCTGCACGGCAGTAACCTGGTGAAAGAGATATTACAACTACAACCAGCTACCAAAGTACGTGGCTGGGGTGGCGATTTAATGCAGGCTGCTGGTGTTACTTTGGTAAAACATTACCGCGAACTGGCTTTTATGGGCTTTGTGGAGGTGATCATGAACCTTCGCACCATATTACGCAACCTGTCTTTTTGCAAAGAAGACATACTGCAATACAAGCCTGATGTTATCGTTCTGGTAGACTATCCCGGATTTAACCTGCGCATTGCCGAATGGGCCAAAGAGCAGGGCATTAAGGTTATTTATTACATCTCTCCGCAGGTATGGGCCTGGAAAGAAAACCGTGTGAAGAAAATGAAAACCTGCATTGACAAAATGCTGGTGATCCTTCCTTTTGAAAAAGATTACTTCCGCGATAAATGGAACTGGGAAGTAGAATATGTGGGTCACCCACTGGTAAAGGTGATTGATAATGTTACCGACTCTTCCGCTGTGCCTACTTCTCCCCTGCCTACTATTGCATTATTACCCGGTAGCAGAAAGCAGGAGATACTTAAGAAGCTGCCCATTATGCTGGAAGTAACCAAACGCTTTCCCAACCACCGTTTTGTAGTAGCGATGGCCCCAGGCCAGGAAGACAGCTTTTACAGCAGCCTGTTACAGCCTTACAGCAACGTTACTGCCGTGCGTAATCAAACGTATGCACTGCTAAAACAATCCGTAGCGGCATTGGTAACCAGCGGTACCGCAACGTTAGAAACAGCCTTATTTAAAGTGCCAGAGATTGTTTGTTACAAGGGCAGCAATATCAGTTACCAGATAGCAAAGCGATTGATTAAAGTGAAATACATATCATTGGTAAACCTGATCATGGATAAGATGGTAGTGAAGGAGTTGATACAGCACGACCTTACTCCTGGCAACCTTACGGAAGAGCTAACAAAATTATTGAACGATCCACTGCGCAAAGAGCAATTAAAGCAAGATTATGGCCAGTTGCATGAACTATTGTCTGCTGGTGGTAATGCTTCGGCTAATGCAGCGAAGAGCATTGTGGAGTTTATGGGATAG
- the surE gene encoding 5'/3'-nucleotidase SurE yields the protein MAKAKKVASNTKKEPVILITNDDGITAPGIKALVESVKGLGKIVVVAPDKPQSGMGHAITIGHPLRLQQMNNLFEGVEAWSCSGTPVDCVKLAVDKILKGKPDICLSGINHGANHSINVIYSGTMSAALEAAIESIPSIGFSLLDYSVEADFTGAQHYARLLVTQVLGKKIDKHLCLNVNVPPVSKDLLKGLKVCRQAYAKYEEEFAERKDPHNKTYYWLTGEFVNFDKGKDTDVWALKNNYVSVVPVQFDLTYYKLKDKLEQSLITK from the coding sequence ATGGCAAAAGCTAAGAAAGTAGCATCTAACACGAAGAAAGAACCCGTTATACTGATTACGAATGATGATGGTATTACCGCTCCCGGCATTAAAGCGCTGGTAGAATCGGTAAAGGGGCTGGGTAAAATAGTAGTGGTGGCTCCCGATAAGCCACAAAGCGGCATGGGACATGCCATTACCATAGGACATCCGTTAAGATTGCAACAGATGAATAATCTGTTTGAAGGGGTAGAAGCCTGGTCGTGCAGCGGCACACCGGTAGATTGTGTGAAGCTGGCAGTAGATAAAATATTGAAAGGCAAACCAGATATATGTCTTAGCGGCATTAACCATGGCGCTAATCATTCCATCAATGTTATTTATTCAGGCACTATGTCTGCGGCGCTGGAAGCAGCTATTGAAAGCATTCCCAGCATCGGATTCAGCCTGTTGGATTATAGTGTAGAAGCAGACTTCACTGGTGCACAGCACTATGCGCGTTTGCTGGTAACACAGGTATTGGGTAAAAAGATAGATAAGCACCTGTGCTTAAACGTGAACGTACCTCCTGTATCTAAAGACTTATTGAAAGGATTAAAAGTATGTCGCCAGGCTTACGCCAAGTACGAAGAAGAGTTTGCAGAGAGAAAAGATCCGCATAACAAAACCTACTACTGGTTAACAGGTGAATTTGTAAACTTCGACAAGGGTAAAGACACAGATGTGTGGGCATTGAAAAACAACTACGTAAGTGTTGTGCCCGTACAATTTGATCTCACTTATTATAAATTAAAGGACAAACTGGAACAATCCTTAATTACCAAATAA
- a CDS encoding helix-turn-helix domain-containing protein, whose protein sequence is MSHAGKNLRYLRKLRGWTQEEFANKLNIKRSLVGAYEEERAEPRLEVLEVICGLFKLSLDELLLEDLTASGSGGKTTSSGGNSYLDKRRQMKMSGEVQQIHFVPVKAAAGYLAGYADPEFVDELNTFTLPMLAPGQYRAFEIIGDSMLPTPSGSVIVGEKVSEIEDVKSSNTYIVISKSEGIVYKRIMRNNKLKNKLTLVSDNPIYEPYNVNTEDVLEVWKAQMVITKANTQQLWDVNQLAGLVNNLQEQVSSLKKKVG, encoded by the coding sequence ATGAGTCACGCGGGAAAAAATCTGCGTTATCTGCGCAAATTGCGCGGCTGGACGCAGGAAGAATTTGCGAATAAACTGAATATAAAGAGATCATTAGTAGGCGCTTATGAAGAAGAAAGGGCGGAACCACGCCTGGAAGTGCTGGAGGTGATTTGCGGACTGTTTAAATTAAGCCTGGACGAATTGTTACTGGAAGACTTGACCGCATCGGGATCGGGCGGAAAAACCACCAGCAGTGGAGGTAATAGCTACCTGGACAAACGCAGGCAGATGAAAATGTCCGGCGAAGTGCAGCAAATTCATTTTGTGCCTGTTAAAGCCGCAGCAGGTTATTTAGCAGGATATGCCGATCCTGAATTCGTTGACGAGTTAAACACCTTTACCTTACCTATGCTGGCTCCCGGTCAATACCGTGCTTTTGAAATTATCGGAGACAGTATGTTACCTACCCCCAGCGGCAGTGTAATAGTAGGCGAGAAAGTGAGCGAAATTGAGGATGTAAAATCCAGCAACACTTATATCGTGATCTCCAAAAGCGAAGGCATTGTTTACAAACGTATTATGCGTAATAATAAGTTGAAAAACAAGCTCACCCTGGTAAGTGATAATCCTATTTACGAACCGTATAACGTGAACACCGAAGACGTGCTGGAAGTGTGGAAAGCGCAGATGGTGATTACCAAAGCCAACACTCAACAACTGTGGGATGTGAACCAGCTGGCCGGATTGGTAAACAATCTGCAGGAGCAGGTGAGCAGCCTGAAGAAGAAGGTAGGTTAA
- a CDS encoding histone deacetylase family protein, with protein sequence MVKIAFDPCYIQPLPEGHRFPMQKYELIPEQLLHEGYITENNLFSPKECSREVVLWTHDAHYFDKLVQQTLTASEQRKIGFPQSPSLTHRELVIAQGTIDCCYHAMEQGVALNVAGGTHHAFADRGEGFCLLNDMAVAANYLLQKKLASRILIIDLDVHQGNGTASIFQHEERVFTFSMHGAHNYPFHKEQSNLDVPLTDGTDTLTYLQLLHQHLPRLLEEVQPDFAFYLSGVDILNTDKFGKLKVTPEGCRERDSYVFQLLKQKGIPVTVAMGGGYSPDVRTIVTAHCHTFKLAMDLY encoded by the coding sequence ATGGTAAAAATTGCATTCGATCCCTGTTATATACAGCCATTGCCGGAAGGGCATCGTTTTCCTATGCAGAAATACGAGCTGATTCCCGAACAGTTACTGCACGAAGGATACATCACTGAAAACAATTTGTTTTCACCGAAAGAATGTTCGCGGGAAGTGGTGTTGTGGACGCACGATGCCCATTATTTTGATAAACTGGTACAGCAAACACTAACTGCTTCGGAGCAGCGAAAGATAGGCTTTCCGCAATCTCCTTCCCTTACCCACCGGGAGCTGGTGATTGCGCAGGGCACTATTGATTGTTGTTATCACGCAATGGAGCAGGGTGTGGCTTTAAATGTCGCGGGTGGCACACACCATGCGTTTGCAGACCGTGGTGAAGGGTTTTGCCTGTTGAATGATATGGCAGTAGCAGCTAATTACCTGTTGCAAAAGAAGCTGGCTTCCCGCATTCTTATTATCGATCTGGACGTGCATCAGGGCAACGGCACAGCCAGTATTTTCCAACATGAAGAGCGGGTGTTTACTTTTAGTATGCATGGTGCGCATAACTATCCATTTCATAAAGAACAGTCTAACCTGGATGTTCCGTTAACGGATGGTACAGACACACTTACCTACCTGCAGTTACTGCATCAGCACCTGCCCCGTTTACTGGAGGAGGTGCAGCCAGATTTTGCTTTTTATTTATCCGGCGTGGATATACTCAACACGGATAAGTTTGGCAAACTAAAGGTTACGCCAGAAGGATGCCGGGAAAGGGATAGCTATGTGTTTCAGTTATTGAAACAGAAAGGCATTCCCGTTACCGTAGCTATGGGCGGTGGTTATTCTCCCGATGTAAGAACAATAGTTACAGCACATTGCCATACGTTTAAGCTGGCAATGGACCTGTACTAG
- the pdeM gene encoding ligase-associated DNA damage response endonuclease PdeM → MFTPVSHTIRNNTLWLSAGRCVFWQEANALIVSDLHFGKTGHFRSAGIAVPQSVFQEDLQRLFSCIQHYQPKELIITGDLFHSRMNKEMDLFMRWRNDLPQVDFKLVKGNHDILGDAWYAQAGIITYDHQYIQDEFCFTHDPESHCSAPGYYVFSGHIHPGIRINGMGKQSLQFPCYYFGSSYAVLPAFSRFTGLAGIQPTSSDSVFAIVNQSVIAITT, encoded by the coding sequence ATGTTCACTCCTGTATCGCATACCATCCGCAACAACACACTCTGGCTATCCGCCGGGCGTTGCGTGTTTTGGCAGGAAGCCAATGCGTTGATCGTTTCCGATTTGCATTTTGGCAAAACAGGGCATTTCCGTTCGGCAGGTATAGCGGTACCGCAATCTGTTTTCCAGGAAGATTTACAACGCCTGTTTAGCTGTATACAGCATTACCAGCCTAAAGAGCTGATCATTACCGGTGACCTCTTCCACAGCCGCATGAATAAAGAAATGGATTTGTTTATGCGCTGGCGTAACGATTTGCCACAGGTAGATTTTAAACTGGTGAAGGGTAACCATGATATATTGGGTGATGCCTGGTATGCACAGGCAGGCATTATTACATACGATCATCAGTATATACAAGACGAGTTTTGTTTTACACACGATCCGGAATCACACTGTTCTGCTCCGGGTTATTATGTATTCTCCGGACATATACACCCGGGCATTCGTATTAATGGCATGGGTAAACAGTCGTTACAATTTCCGTGTTATTATTTCGGCTCGTCTTATGCGGTGTTGCCTGCATTCAGCCGCTTTACCGGGCTGGCGGGCATTCAGCCTACTTCCAGCGATAGCGTATTTGCTATTGTAAACCAATCAGTCATTGCTATTACTACTTAA
- a CDS encoding ligase-associated DNA damage response DEXH box helicase: MLSATKGYTVITEWLTSKEFKAFAFQEETWQHIVKGKSGLVNAPTGFGKTFSVFLGAVIQYINEYPDSYQKPRKNGLRLLWVSPLRALAKDVGRAMEEALLELGIPWQVGVRNGDTHMSERQKQKRNIPEVLIITPESLHLLLAQKGYPDLFKTLRVIAIDEWHELLGSKRGVQVELALSRIVNSQLTTTNLPLSLWGISATIGNLEQAKDVLMRPLQQKGVIVRAKLDKPIYIESILPDEIEKYPWAGHLGIKLADKIIPIIEQSKTTLIFINTRGMSERWYQTLLTIAPQLAGAIALHHGSIEHQLRIWVEEALHAETLKAVVCTASLDLGVDFRPVDTVIQVGSPKGVARFLQRAGRSGHRPGEVSKIYFLPTHSLELVEAAALKKAIKQEMVESRDPMILCFDVLVQYLCTLAIGEGFTADQAYKEVKSTWCYAEMNDNEWQQVLAHITTGGSALQQYDDYKKVEVIDGVFRITGRRMAMRHRMHIGTIVSDAMLKVKFMSGGYIGVIEEYFISRLEPGDSFTLAGRNLQLVGIKDMTVIVKKSNAPKSIVPAWNGGRLPLSANLGLVLRETFNLALSKKAEEPELTVLHPLFELQEYLSHIPKSNELLIEHIETKDGHHLFVYPFEGRLVHEAMAALLAYRISRILPITFSIAMNDYGFELLSDQPIPVDDSNVYELFSTDNLIHDIQRSANAAEMAKRKFRDVAVIGGLIFQGYPGEHKKARHLQSSASLLFKVFAEYDPYNILLRQAYQEVLDQQMEEARLRAALQRIQQSKVVITVPQRLTPFCFPIKVDSLREDMSSEQLEDRVRRMQQQLEK; this comes from the coding sequence ATTTTGAGCGCAACTAAAGGATATACGGTTATAACAGAATGGCTTACCAGCAAAGAATTTAAAGCCTTCGCTTTCCAGGAGGAAACCTGGCAGCATATTGTAAAAGGTAAGAGCGGACTGGTGAATGCGCCCACAGGGTTTGGTAAAACATTTTCTGTGTTCCTTGGGGCTGTTATACAATACATCAATGAATATCCTGACAGCTATCAGAAGCCACGTAAAAACGGGTTAAGGCTACTATGGGTGTCGCCATTGCGGGCATTGGCTAAAGATGTTGGCCGGGCTATGGAAGAAGCCTTATTGGAGTTAGGCATTCCCTGGCAGGTAGGTGTGCGTAATGGAGACACACATATGAGTGAGCGGCAGAAACAAAAAAGGAATATTCCCGAGGTACTGATTATCACTCCGGAAAGTCTACACCTGCTATTAGCACAAAAGGGATACCCAGATCTGTTTAAAACACTCCGGGTTATTGCTATTGACGAATGGCATGAACTATTAGGTAGCAAACGGGGCGTGCAGGTAGAGTTGGCGCTTTCCCGGATAGTAAACTCTCAACTCACCACCACCAACTTACCACTCTCTTTATGGGGCATCAGCGCTACCATTGGCAACCTGGAGCAGGCAAAGGATGTGCTGATGCGGCCTTTGCAGCAAAAGGGCGTTATTGTGCGCGCCAAACTGGATAAGCCTATTTATATAGAATCTATCCTACCGGATGAAATAGAAAAGTACCCCTGGGCAGGACATCTGGGTATTAAGCTGGCTGATAAGATTATTCCGATTATTGAACAGAGCAAGACCACGCTTATATTCATCAATACGCGGGGCATGAGTGAACGGTGGTATCAAACCTTGTTAACAATTGCTCCGCAACTGGCAGGAGCAATTGCTTTGCATCATGGCAGTATTGAACACCAGTTGCGCATATGGGTGGAAGAAGCTTTGCATGCAGAAACATTGAAGGCGGTGGTGTGTACGGCCAGCCTTGACCTTGGAGTGGATTTCAGACCTGTAGATACAGTGATACAGGTAGGTTCTCCTAAAGGGGTGGCGCGTTTTTTACAACGGGCCGGGCGTAGCGGACACAGGCCGGGAGAAGTAAGTAAAATTTACTTTTTACCCACACACTCGCTGGAGCTGGTAGAAGCTGCAGCGTTAAAGAAGGCTATTAAGCAGGAAATGGTAGAAAGCCGTGATCCGATGATCCTATGCTTTGATGTGCTGGTGCAATATCTGTGTACACTGGCTATTGGCGAAGGTTTTACGGCCGACCAGGCGTATAAGGAAGTGAAAAGCACCTGGTGTTATGCGGAGATGAATGATAACGAATGGCAGCAGGTGCTGGCGCATATCACTACCGGTGGCAGTGCCTTACAACAATATGATGATTATAAAAAAGTAGAGGTGATTGATGGTGTGTTTCGCATCACCGGCAGGCGCATGGCTATGCGCCACCGCATGCATATAGGCACTATTGTAAGCGATGCTATGTTGAAGGTGAAGTTTATGAGTGGTGGGTATATTGGCGTGATAGAAGAGTATTTTATCAGCCGACTGGAGCCGGGCGATAGCTTTACGCTGGCAGGACGTAACCTGCAACTGGTAGGCATTAAGGATATGACGGTGATCGTGAAAAAATCCAATGCCCCCAAAAGCATTGTGCCCGCGTGGAATGGTGGGCGCTTGCCCCTCTCTGCTAACCTGGGACTGGTGTTGCGCGAAACCTTTAACCTGGCGTTGAGTAAGAAAGCTGAGGAGCCGGAACTAACGGTTCTGCATCCTCTGTTTGAATTGCAGGAATACCTGTCGCATATTCCAAAGTCAAACGAGTTACTGATTGAGCATATAGAAACGAAAGACGGGCATCACCTGTTCGTATATCCTTTTGAAGGAAGACTGGTGCATGAGGCCATGGCTGCTTTACTGGCTTACCGCATTAGCCGGATACTACCCATCACCTTTTCTATAGCGATGAACGATTATGGGTTTGAGCTGTTGAGCGATCAACCTATACCTGTGGATGACTCCAATGTATATGAGCTATTCAGCACAGATAATCTCATTCATGACATACAACGTAGCGCCAATGCGGCTGAAATGGCAAAGCGTAAGTTTCGCGACGTAGCTGTTATTGGCGGATTGATATTCCAGGGCTACCCGGGTGAGCATAAGAAGGCCCGTCATTTACAATCATCCGCATCCCTACTGTTTAAAGTATTTGCGGAGTACGATCCGTATAATATTTTGTTAAGACAAGCTTACCAGGAGGTACTGGATCAACAGATGGAGGAAGCACGCCTGCGTGCGGCTTTGCAACGCATACAGCAAAGCAAAGTGGTAATTACCGTACCGCAACGGCTTACCCCATTCTGCTTTCCCATTAAGGTGGATAGTTTGCGGGAAGATATGTCGTCCGAGCAACTGGAAGACCGCGTTCGTCGTATGCAGCAACAACTGGAAAAGTAG
- a CDS encoding virulence RhuM family protein, which yields MEKIEILLYSVPEGRATIEVFYEQETFWLSQKKMAELFNVDIRTVNEHLKNIFSSHELEEDSTIRKFRIVQKEGNREVSRDIDFYHLDCIIAVGYRVNSKEATHFRIWATKTLREYVIKGFLLDDERLKQGKSFGKDYFEELLERIREIRASERRFYQKITDIYAQCSIDYDPASDVLDSI from the coding sequence ATGGAGAAAATTGAAATCCTATTATACAGTGTGCCAGAAGGAAGGGCTACTATTGAAGTGTTTTATGAACAGGAAACCTTTTGGCTTTCTCAGAAAAAGATGGCTGAACTGTTTAATGTGGATATAAGAACCGTTAACGAACACCTGAAAAATATTTTTTCCTCCCATGAACTAGAAGAAGATTCAACTATCCGGAAATTCCGGATAGTTCAAAAAGAAGGAAATAGAGAAGTAAGCAGAGATATTGACTTTTATCATCTGGATTGTATTATAGCGGTAGGTTACCGTGTAAACAGCAAAGAAGCTACTCATTTTCGCATTTGGGCCACTAAAACTCTCCGGGAATATGTTATTAAGGGGTTTTTGCTGGATGATGAGCGGTTAAAGCAAGGTAAAAGTTTTGGAAAAGACTACTTTGAAGAGTTACTGGAGCGTATACGTGAAATAAGAGCGAGCGAACGGAGGTTTTACCAGAAAATTACAGATATCTATGCACAATGTAGCATAGATTATGATCCTGCTTCAGATGTATTAGATAGTATTTGA